The sequence below is a genomic window from Terriglobales bacterium.
TTTCGCGGCGCGGCGCCGGCCGGAGAGCGCCAAGCTGAACCGCCTGTACGCGGTGGAGAGCACGCCCTCGAACACCGGCGCCAAGGCCGACCATCGCTTGGTGATGCGCTCGAGCGAGGTCGAGGGCTTCGCGCGCGCGCTGGTTCAGCAATGGGCGAACTGGAATAGTGGTGTTAGGGTCCCCGCGGCACAGGAGAAGTTCCTGGTGGCGGTGGCGAATGACCTGCAGATGCACCACGGGCGCAGCGTGGTGATTCCGGGCGAGGGGCAGCCGCCGGCGGTCCATCAACTCGCGCACAGCCTGAATCACGCCCTGGGCAACGTGGGCGCGACCGTGATCTACACCGACCCGGTGGAAGCGAATCCCGTAGACCAGATGGGCTCGCTGCGCGAATTAGTGGACGAGATGAACGCCGGCAAGGTGGACCTGCTGCTGATCCTGGGCGGCAACCCGGTCTTCACCGCGCCCGCCGACCTCGGCTTCGCCGCCGCCATGAACAAGGTGGAACTGCGCATCCAGCTTTCGCCCTACGACGACGAGACCACGGAATTCTGCCAGTGGCACATCCCCGAGTCGCACCCCCTGGAGGCCTGGAGCGACCTGCGCGCTTACGACGGCACGGTCTCGATCGTGCAGCCGCTGATCGCGCCGCTCTACGAGACCCGGAGCGCGCACGAGGTGGTGACGGCCCTCGCCGGGCAGGCGGGGCGCAGCGGCTATGAACTGGTGCGCGCCCACTGGCAAGGGCAGCACCCGGGAGCGGACTTCGAGGAGTTCTGGCGGCGCTCGGTGCACGACGGCTTCGTAGCGGGCACCGCCTTCCCGGCAAAGCCGGTCACGCTCAAGAACACGGCGTTGCCGCCCGCCCCCGCGCCCGGCGCCGGCATCGAGATCGTCTTCCGCCCCGATCCCACCATCTATGATGGGCGCTTCGCCAACAACGGCTGGCTGCAGGAACTGCCCAAGCCCATCCTGCGCACCACCTGGGACAACGTGGCGCTCATGAGCCCGGCCACCGCGCAGGCGATGGGCATCGATCCCTATCCCGAGGCGCGGCGTCCCCAGGACGTGGTGGAGATCCGCTACGGCGGGCGCCAGGTGACCGCCCCGGCGTGGGTGGTGCCGGGGCATCCCGACGACTGCGTCACCGTGCACTTCGGCTACGGGCGGCGGCGGGCGGGCCGCTCCGGGTCGAACGCCGGCTTCAACGCCTACGCGCTGCGCACCAGCGCCGCGCCCCACTTCGCGCCAGGCGCCACGCTGGTCCGCACCGGCGAGCAGCAGATGGTGGCCTGCACCCAGACCCACCAGCTCATGGAAGGACGCCACCAGGTACGCGTGGCCACGCTGGCCGAGTACGAGAAGGACCCCGACTTCGCGCAGAAGATGGTGGAGACGCCGCCCGCCGCCTTCACCCTGTACGAGCCGGTGAAGTACGACGGCTATGCCTGGGGGATGTCCATCGACCTGAATTCCTGCGTAGGCTGCAACGCCTGCGTGGTGGCCTGCCAGGCGGAGAACAACAGCCCGGTGGTGGGCCGCGAGCAGGTGATCCGCGAGCGCGAGATGCACTGGATCCGCCTGGACACCTACTTCGAGGGCGACGCCGCCGGGCCGCGCACCTACTTCCAGCCCGTCCCCTGCATGCAATGCGAAAACGCGCCCTGCGAGGTGGTGTGCCCGGTGGGGGCCACCAACCACAGTTCGGAAGGGCTGAACGACATGGTCTACAACCGCTGCGTGGGGACGCGCTACTGCTCCAACAACTGTCCCTACAAGGTGCGGCGCTTCAACTTCTTCCTGTACTCGGACTACACCACGCCCTCGCTGGAACTGCTGCACAACCC
It includes:
- a CDS encoding TAT-variant-translocated molybdopterin oxidoreductase, which encodes MGAENQDGKSPDRPADPPCAEKKRLELAEVRARLEAAKGPRYWRTLEELSASAGFDELMQREFPRQASEWLDPVTRRGFLKLMGASMALAGLAGCTRQPLETIVPYVRQPEDLVLGKPLYFATAIPLSGIAAPVLVKSNEGRPTKVEGNPEHPASLGACDVFAQASVLSLYDPDRAQTVTYLGEPRSWGTLLGALQGPLATQKALKGAGLRILTETVTSPTLAGQLQALLAIYPQAKWHRYEPVNRDNARAGALAAFGECVDTQYKLENADVILSLDADILSATGLPGSVRYSRDFAARRRPESAKLNRLYAVESTPSNTGAKADHRLVMRSSEVEGFARALVQQWANWNSGVRVPAAQEKFLVAVANDLQMHHGRSVVIPGEGQPPAVHQLAHSLNHALGNVGATVIYTDPVEANPVDQMGSLRELVDEMNAGKVDLLLILGGNPVFTAPADLGFAAAMNKVELRIQLSPYDDETTEFCQWHIPESHPLEAWSDLRAYDGTVSIVQPLIAPLYETRSAHEVVTALAGQAGRSGYELVRAHWQGQHPGADFEEFWRRSVHDGFVAGTAFPAKPVTLKNTALPPAPAPGAGIEIVFRPDPTIYDGRFANNGWLQELPKPILRTTWDNVALMSPATAQAMGIDPYPEARRPQDVVEIRYGGRQVTAPAWVVPGHPDDCVTVHFGYGRRRAGRSGSNAGFNAYALRTSAAPHFAPGATLVRTGEQQMVACTQTHQLMEGRHQVRVATLAEYEKDPDFAQKMVETPPAAFTLYEPVKYDGYAWGMSIDLNSCVGCNACVVACQAENNSPVVGREQVIREREMHWIRLDTYFEGDAAGPRTYFQPVPCMQCENAPCEVVCPVGATNHSSEGLNDMVYNRCVGTRYCSNNCPYKVRRFNFFLYSDYTTPSLELLHNPDVTVRSRGVMEKCTYCVQRINHARIHAEEQDRKIRDGEIQTACQQACPAEAIVFGDINDQGSRVVQRKADARNYGLLADLNTRPRTTYTALVRNPNPELEKEETS